From Quercus robur chromosome 8, dhQueRobu3.1, whole genome shotgun sequence:
AAAAATGGAGGTTAGAGGTGATTTCTTGTTCAAGGATAGAAGAAATGGTGGTGACTCAGTGTAAAGGTAGCATCTATGAATAGATGTGTCAGGTAGTTTGGAAAGGTCTACCATTCAAAATTGAGTGGGAGTCCATATATGAGACACAAGTCCATTTCAATAGTTTTTCTTccatgattttgatttttttcaaatataaaaaattatattttctgaTGTTCTACTTCTTTTGAATTACTGTAAGCATCACCCTCTAACTTATGGCACTTGATAATACATTTTATGTTGACCCTTCTTCATATATCATAACTGATTGCATAAATGGTTTgcataagagttttttttttttataatatgtaGGTCAAGAACTAGGAAAATGATTATCTTAATTTACTTGGGAAGTGAATCCAATGATCTTAATTTATCTCTGGAACCTGAATGGACAATCTTTGGATAAGTATGGGTTTGTTTGTGTATATAGCATTAACCTATTTCATGTAatgttataaattaaattactGGAAAGGCTGCAAAAGGGTACTCTTATCTGGTTTCTATGGGCTGTTCCTTTAATAATGTTACAGCTATCTGTAAAGGTTTTTATTTGTGCATTTATGAATCATCTACTTTGTTTCCgataattaattttgaatttcaaacctCTTGCTCAGGTCTCCTAAGTTCTGTAATCAGAAGAAATCAAGATCCATTTAACCTCCAGTATTATATTAAAAGAGTGCAGGGGAAATATTATTGATGATAATTGTTTTCTAACTACATTTGTAGGTTCCTTTATCCAGTATACCCACTTATTTGTGTTGCTGCTTCAGCTGTCATCGACAGCTTTCCTGATCTTTTCCGAGATAAATATAATCCCACTGATAATTCCCTGATTGTTACGGTAAGTGTATTCTATTTTCCCATGCATTTCTCAGTATACGATAATGAGTCCTCACCCATGGTCAATTTCTTGTTGTGTATATATGCAGATGGCCAAATTACTTCGACCTGTGGTTCTTAGCCTCATATTGTGTACCTCCCATTCTCGTACTTTTTCATTGATTAATGGTTACTCTGCTCCTCTGGAGGTTTACAAGCTTTTAGAGCATCATTACGATGCCGGAACGGGTAACAGCCAATATCTTGCCTATATGTATATGATACTATTTCCTCTTGGTGATGAGATTATCAAGGAATTCACTAAATAACCCCCTTTAATTCATTAAAAGAAGTGAGGTTTAGGGTAATTTTGTCTATCAAGTCATGGAAACAATGCCAACCCCCCCAACCCCCAATACACGTGCGTGTGTGCACACACACTTACATATCTTGAGATGAAGAAGGAATGTTCTAAGCAGTTGTCCTAGTATTCTTTTGAAAGTCTCAAATGAGAGGTAGCTTTGATATTCTGGCTTCAATGTTCTTTTATAATGGAAATGGTATAGGAAATGAATAGCTCAAGGCGTGACAGTACATGTTTGTTGGTAACAATTTtacatttcttgaaaatttaaaatgcaaTAAAGTGCgtccttttaaatttttgtgatgACACTTACTAAGAGATAGGGTAGTTATACCAGCCTGGATGATCTAGTATTCTTGTTCCCTTTAACATAATATAGCTTTACTAGTAATAATGTTCTGTCTGATTGATATGGTAGCCTTAGGAACATACACTTCTTAATGGTGGTTTTATTCAGAACTTacatttccttttgttttaaaacgcatgttttcagtttattttttcagATATCAGCATCCAAGAATTTTCTTTGAAATTCTGTAATAGCATTTCTAAATTTTCTTCTCCCTAAATTATTTGTTACTCTTTCTGTAATTTACACCTTAAAACTCGAGGCCGAGTTTCTTCCAACAGGAGTATGATGGAGTTATGGAAGATTAATATGCTATTACTTTTCAAATTTGCCTAttcaagaattattttattgggtccTCGTGAAGTCCAATTGAAGTGAAAGATGTGCCCTTTTAATGGTCTAAGTATGAGTCTTTTAGGGTTAAAacagtttttaatttgggtttttattttattagttatggtCAGTTTTATATTGAGGGGCAAATCTGTAATTTCTGCAATTCCTGtgaattaagggtattttggtaatttagttGAGTCTAGAATCTTCTAAAGTATTCTTAGTATCTTAAGTTTATTTACTTTGGGTCCAAGTTAGTATTTATTAGGTTTTATTTAGTAGTCCAAATACTAGTAGGAATCCTATTACGATTCCTACTAGTACAAGTAgagtctttatatatattgtattcaaataaaatagaatgagttgattaataaaattgagtGTTTTGAGCGATATTTATGTTGGCCTTTGTTgtttccttctctttctcttctttctttctaagATTACTGTTCACGGATACTGTTCACACAGCTCCTAAACAGCCCTAACTTatttctaattcttcttctttcctaaccctaaacccaccACAACTAAATGTAGACAAATCCCTAATTTGTCCTACATCAAGTTTTGGTGTCACTTTAGCAACTTTTCTGACACATTATTGTCAGTGGGAACTAAAGTTAGATAAAATGCCATGAGAATAGGAAAGACAACTCAATTTTAAAGACCACATCAATTCCAAGGACATCATTTATTTGGTATTCGAAAGTTTAAAGGTGATATAGCCATTTGAATCTGATGCAGGACAAAACCAAACAATGCAACatgaaaattaaagaacaaacaaataaagaTAGGCAACCTGGAGTCAGCACTTAGGCTCTTTTGGAGACAACACCAAGCAAGAGATATCCTCTAGGAGATAGCATCTGGGGTTGGCTGGAGATAATTGGAACAATATCAAGAGAGATTTTATTCTAGTTCATGGCAAGAcgcttgtagctcaattggttaGCACCTCCTAGTGTTCTCTAACATAGACATCTAGGGTTTGAGTCGTCCTACCCCCAATTATCATATTaccacaaaaaaagaaggaaaaaaatctaGTTCAAATCTCTATAGAATAAATTAGATTGTTGCTAGGATTTTGAGACATTTAGATAGAGAATTAAACAATATTTATTGATCATTACGTACAATTCAATTAAGATATTATATGAAAGTatgatttttctattcttttttatttgagatttcaatgatatttttattggttaattcaaatataaaaataaataaataaaaatattatattataaaaaactCATGAGTGGGTTATGTTGGAGTGAAACagaaaagtttgagaatagCCGGATCTAAATGCTTTCTCAATAGTTTTGAACCATGTAGACCATattcatcataaaaaaaattccctcaTCATAGGATTAGGAGTACAATACTATGCTTATATAGACTACTAGGACTACATAATTCTAATTGACATAGGAAACCTTAATTCTAATTGACTAAGGGAACTTAATTTTAAATGACTTGGGAAatcccaataattaaaaaaatatcattgacTTTAggaaattgaataaaaatacagatgtttccaaaattaaacattaaataaaatacaaataaacctaattgaccaataaaaatacaattgtttccaaaattaaattagactaaattacaaaaaaaataaaattctttccGCATCGAAATCTTTTATGTTTTGGATCCTATATGCTGCAGGTTCTGTACTATGCGTCGGAAGTGAATGGCACCGTTTTCCATCATCATTTTTTGTTCCTGATTATGTGGGAGAAGTCCGATGGATTGATGATGGGTTCCAAGGTCTTCTGCCATTCCCATTCAATTCTACCCTGGGAGGGACTGCAGCAGCACCaccatattttaataataagaaCAAGGCATTGGATGAGCAATATGTAATTAAACTTGAAATTGTTTGATATGCCAAAACTTGTTCTGTTTTCCCTTTCCATTATATCATTAATGACCCACCATTTGATCCTACAGCTCCGGGATCTTGAGGCATGTACTTTTCTGGTTGAGCTGCAGCTTAATCGACCTTACAATACTCGTGGAAGTGACTTGTCAACATGGGAGGTAAATCAATCTTCTTCTCTTCACTTTTCCTTGCATGATTATACTAATTTTATGTATCTTCTTCAGGCCGTGGCAGCACTGCCTTACCTGGACAGGGAGCTCTCACCTGCCAtgtttcggtcattttttatcCCATACTTGTGGCAGGAGAAGAACGTATTTGGCATGTATAAACTGCTTAGAAGAATACCAAAATGATTTGGGCGGTCTTGAAGTGTGGTTGACCATACCCTTAGCGGTTTGTGGTAACGTTGATACCTTACCCACTGAGGAAGAAAATCCGGAATTACATTTGACACCCAATTTTGCTAATGAGATTGCTAACTATTCATACTTAAAAGGTTTTACCTGATTCTGCAATGGAATTTAGTTGACTGGtccatttatatatttattgtatgTTCCAGACGTTATGATGTGTATGTAATCCTTTATGTTCTATAGGGTTCTAAATTCACAAGCTTCTCCCATACTCTCCTTTCCGTTTCACTCGGTATTTTgccatgtcatttaaaattttaaaataacgtGACATTTAATACACATCTAAATTTGTACTACTTGAAtcataaatcaaatcaaaatagcAAACCCATAGATTTTCTTTGGATGTTAGGTTTGGATGATTTAGGTatgggtttgaaaaatgggatTTTGGGCATGCTATTCATAGATCTATGGGTTTGCTATTTTGAATTGGGCTTTGTTGTCAAGTAAATGATGGTTGAAAGGATGTCTTCGAGTCTAGTGCTTGTGGTTTGGATTTAAATTTTGGTGGGTGACCTTTAAGATATGTGGTCGCCATGTGGCTTGGGTGGTCATGGATTTGGTATGGTTTGCCGTgagtttttggtttgttttgatttgggtgGTCATGAGCGTAGGTCTGTGATGTGTTTCAAGAAATCTTTGATGTGGTTAGTGGATATGGGTGAGGGTTTgtggtggtgatgggtttggctTTGGGGTGGCCAGCGAACGCTGTTTGAAACATTCagtagttttcttttttctcttcttttttatccttttgttttgcattgGGTTTGAGGTGGTGGTAGTCGTGGGTTGTTGCTGATGTTATTGTTTTTGGGTGGGTAgaaaatgtgagagagagagagagagagagagagagagagagagttgatgCTAAACTAACCTTTAGCAGTGATGGCTGTTCAATGGAGTTGTTGACTTCGGTGAAGGCTTATGGGTTTTGTAGGTGGCATGGTTCGGTGAGAGAAAGGGACAAGAGGGAAGAGACTTAGAAGAGATAACAACATTTAGCTATTTGGGAACAAAGTTGTCTTTTAGGTACTAAATTGGTTAGTTTTGAGAAGTTTTGGACTTTGTTGGTATTAATCCAAATCTCATGGCAGTTGTCTAAAATTTACCCAATTATATATTCATAAGCCTCATAAATGAAACtcttagagatttttttttattattatttatagatgCATAGAATAAGAGGAATTACACCATATGACAAGtttaacgatttttttttttttaataggatgTTTAACGAGTTTAACTTATGTGTAAGCAAtgaaattttgtcattttcttgaTACCTGTAAAAAGTAGTAATATCCCTCTGGGTATTGTACTATAATTTTCGTTAACTTATTTTGCAGTAGTCCACATGGGCTATATCCTGCCCACCACACTGTCATTACCAAAGGGGTAACACTCATGACtcaactctttttcttttcttttcttttttttaagaggaaacACTCAACTTATTTAAGAGAgacaaaaagtaaaatgaaCTTTTAAGAAATACTTTATGTATTGTATTCCCTTATTTGGAAATTGaacaaagaagaaatagaatgaTTAATATAGaattctctttcctttttttttttttcttgggaaaATTCTTCCCAAAGTTGAAAAGAACATTTATGAATTATCCAGATGAAATATTGATTTTAGACctattttgagaagaaaaaaaaaaaattaaagtcataatagtaaattattatttatttacttccattcattttgtttgtgttttttttttttttggctgaactttattcattttgttattaactcttttttttttttccttgaaaagattATGTTATTAACTCTTAAAtacacataaataaatataaaccatATTCTATTGTACGTATTTCtttatgatttattattattatttttttggacaaaacttATGTACAGTATCTTAGGTGCTGTTCTCTTTTAAGATTCTATCCTGCGGCtacttaacttaaaaaatacacttttattCATAAGGAAAAAGTCACATggcagaattttaagagaggaacttaaggaacaacatataagtactgtatctaagtcttactctctttttttctttttctttttttatttttatttttatttttatgaactcTTTAACATAGTTTCACTTTCAGCAGTTAACTTCCCTTTCTATTTAGTATCTCCGCCTTTCTTTCTTCccctttcttttccttgtttCCCATTGTTGCCACTCGTCTCAGCTTCTATCAATAGAGGAGTGGAGAGGTTAGGACTTAGGAGTTtcatataaagaaagaaatcaaTAAAAGTTTGACaactcaagaagaaaaaaaaaagggagtcgGGGGTATGTAGAAATATAACAGAATATAAGGACTCATAGACATTTAGAAACATGGAAGCTGGTAGTTAACaggcttatatatatatatatcatatggCTTTCTTAATCCATACTCAAGCATTGTATTTCACTGAATTTTCAGAGCATTAGGTAGATGCTTTGCAATAATTCTTCTGTTTGACTAAACCTATCCAATTATTGAGAAGTTTTTGTTAAGTTGCAAATGCAAATCTACTTTTCTTGGATCCCCCTGTGGTCTCATGAAAAGTACGTTGGAAATACTCTAatgaaaaacaagttttgatttgACAAATAAGATCCCAAATAATTAGCAAGAACAAAataaagaggaagagaggaacAATCTCACATTGCTATAGAATCATGCAAAAGTGTTGTCCCTAAAAGTTGATTCGTGCCTCTTGAAGTAGAACTTGGTGCTTGTCACTCCCTTGACCAATCAACCCCACAAAATTAGACTATAGCATTGACCTTCGCAATGAACACACTCCCAACAACAAAGGTTCAAGAACAACCCTAGTACTCTGCCTTTCCTTTTGCAAGTGTAGTTTGCACTTAATATGAAGTGTGGTCTGCACTTAATAAAATATGTTGGAGAGGAAGAGCAAACCAGTACAAGAGGAGTTCAGCAGAATAGGACCTGGGCTTCCACTAAGGAAGACTAGATCAAACTAGAAGAACAAGGAAGAGCAGAAGATGTTCCACTAATGAAGCAAAGAAAGAATGTGTGAACAATGTGAGGTCTAGTGGAAGTTTTattagcataaaaaaataattaaataaggacaaaatttagttacaaaattagttatagtcTTAaactacaatcttactcaatatttttttattggaaataaattttgataaatccacaattggattacatcttcttctaaTATCCTCTATGATTGCAAacttttctagaaaattaaatatcaataactatgctatcaataaattgtttaaattgcaaatttttgtagtttaaaattatgcattaaatataagcttatagattatatagtaaataatatctgattgacacaaaatttgacatatgtattaagagcgtaaagaacatataatttaacggttggattttaaactacgtttattttattaaatgataTAGTTTTAACCTATcactaattttataactaaactttgtccataaaataataatttcgcTTACTAAACTAAGCTAAACTCTAACCGGCAGACCCAACAATCACTGACAAATCCAATGGGTCAGCCAAACGGTCACCGAACACGTTAAATATCCAATGGgctggaaaaaagaaaataatgagttTTCTTTCCAACGAAGCTAAACTCCAATGGGCAGAACCAACGGGTCAGTCAAATTGTCattaagagaaaataaaaacccaaagaaaaattAGTTGGATCTCATGTGATATGAATAAAGTCCAAGTCCAGACTAGGCCGACTATTTTAAGATATTAACTGAGATAGACAGTGGCATATTAACACAATACAAAGCATCCTAACCTATGTGAGACTCATAACAATAAATGAAATGTTTGAAACACACACCCACACCAACAAAGTATGAAGTCAACAATACAAGTTTCAATTCCATCCTTCACCCTTCACCCACATATTAGCTAAACAAAAgtttcatattttctttttaaattttatcttttcttggttTCTTATGGGGTTTGTGACATTTTAGCCAAGGATGGTTGTGCTTTTCTATCAGAGTGGCTTCAAAGGTTCCCACGATACAAATATAGGGATTTTTATATGGCTGGAGCAAGGTATACAGGTTCATTTTCAATCATACGTACTATTATTGATTTGATAAAGGTATTGATGAGTGTTTCAGCTGATGTTACTGACGTTTAattaacatatataaatatcaGGTCACTTTGTTCCTCACTTGGCTCAAGTTATATTGAGTAGAAACAAGGGTAACAAAGAACCAATCATTGATTAATCTGAAAGGTTTCTTGGTAAGAGATTAATGCACAGAAGCTGTGCGAGaaaaattttttagattaaacTTAATTTGATTGATGGTCTAATTGTTCATTGTCAGCTTGGAAACCCTACATTGATAAGTCCAATTACAATGTTGGTCAACTTGAGTACTGGTGGAGCCATGGATTAATATCAGACTTAATTCTGAAATTGGAAATATCAATTCTTTCAACATATTAACTAGACCATGTGatgattaccaaaaaaattatccaaaacaCTTCAGGGTCACACATGTAACTGTCAGCTCCATCTAATTCACTACACAGGCAAAGTTTGATTAACTTTATGACTTATGAGCACTTAAAGTTAACTCTTATCTGCCTTACGGGGTGAGTTGGACTTCCCTCTAAATATAGTTAATAACTCTATGATTGTTGGACCAGCACTGATATATGATTGGCTACCATTTGTTTTTCTAAGGGGAGCAGGGCATATGatcatacaaataaaaaaaaaaggatgctTGGCCCGTTGTATAATAAGAGGTCCATGCTGCTGAAGTTATGTTATGGAATAAATTAATAAGATCCTATTGCTAGTAAGACTTAATATCTCTCATGCAAAACTAAATGGATAAATATTACAAAGGAAATTGGTAATCGGTAATGGAAAAACCAATTTCCACATaaaattgatttcaaaatttaaaatgaaaaagttaATGAATGCCTTAAGAGCATTTATTAGTAGACCATTTTTAGAtactttttatggaaaaaaaagaaaaaaataacttacttttatgacaactttttatattttctatagaAGTGGTATTacaattttcctaaaatgactCATTAACAAATGTTCTATGGGCACCCGAGACTCTAATTAAAATGAGAAAAGGAGCATCCCTTTCCAAATTAGGAAGCTTGTATTGTGGTTGCTATTATGTACATGCAAGGGGAATCAATCTTTTGATATCAGCTCCTAGAAACTGAAACTTCATCTCTAAATTCTCATAACCTCTGTAAATATGAGCAGCACCACTGATCTCTGTAGTTCCTTCTGCTGCTAATCCTGCTAATACCAGTGCCATCCCACCTCTTAAATCAGTTGCAACTAGTTGAGAACCACGCAAGGGActgcaaaaggaaaaaaagaaaagaatcacCATCTAACATATCTCAAGATGAGGCAAGCATTACACAATCATTGTTTTAAGACAATATACCTCCCTTTATCTTTCCCAAAAACTAGAGCAGTGCTCCCACAAAGCTGAATTCTTGCTCCAAGCTTACGCAGTTCTTTTACTACTCCAAAAGAGATAATAAACACGAGACATTAGTTCATGAAAGATATTGAAGTATTTATAATATTAGCTCTTGAAACATGCAAAAGAATGAACATTTGGGGCAAGGatgcataaaacataataaGCATTGTTCTGCCTAGACTCCCTTTTCATTAGGCatctttaattaaataaaataaaataacaaaaacaaaaaaaggtttGACACAAAATGTAACAATGTAGCCACTGTTGGTTCCACATTTCGTAGATGAAGTACTAAGCAGCACCACAGCATCTGCACGACAAGCATCAAAACACACACATGCGCACGCACACATTTTTAGATCATAATGCTCCTCCAATCTTATAGGAAAAACATTTTTGGAAGCATGTTCCagttatttttttggttagtagGTTAGACATGCACCTAGTGGGTTTTGAACCAAGAGCCTTACCCTCCACCAGTTCTTTTGGAAGGAAAActcatttgagctagagctcattggcagaAATAAATTCCAGTTTTCAATTGTAAAATTCATTTCTAGGCAGGAAAAACTGAACTTGAGTTTGAATGCCCTTTTAAAACATTTGCtcgcaaaaagaaaaatgaaaaatctgcTGGTGAAAAAGTATTCAATGCCACACCATGACAACTAATTTACCACATACCATGACCCATACGTTTGTCAAATACACATTCCTCCACGATGCTAGAACCGATGCATGTGGTGAGTAGAGACATTGTTTGAGGTTGAAGATCTGTAGGAAACCCAGGAAATGGGCCTGTCTTAATATCAAAACCTCGCAGATCTTTAACATCTGTAGAGGCTGCTGAAATCTACAATGCTGATGAATTAGAATAGCTCaagcaataaacaaaatgagaataaaaacaaaaacaaaattacaaaaaatttatatacctCAAAAGTGTCATGGTTGCACTGTCTGATTTTGCAACCAGAAGTTAATAGTTTGTCTATCAAACATGTTAGATGGGAAGGGATGACACGTGACACTGAGATGCAAGAGCGAGTAATTGCTGCAGCAAGCATAAAGGTGCCTGCTTCAATGCGATCAGGTGAAATAGTACATTCAACACCATGCAATTGACACTTTCCCTTGATAATAAGCTGGTCACTTCCTGCTCCCTCTATACAGGCTCCACACTCTGTTAGAAAACAAGCAAGATCAACCACCTCTGGTTCCTGTGGATAAATTTTGGGCCAAGAACTCAGTTCAATATTTCAATTTATTCCATTAGACAACAccttaatttcattaataagTTCCACCATCTTCACAACCAAAATCTAGAAAAATCAGTGAGATTCCTAATGTCATACTTGGGCAACATTTGAGAGTACAGTGACTCCATCAGCCATACATGCTGCCATCATAAGAGTTTCAGTTGCCCCAACACTGGGGTAATCAAGTTGGAATCTCCCCCCTACCAATCCTCTGCCATTCTCTGTACAAGCTTGAACTTTCCCATTCCTGTAATATTGCACAAATAATACTTAGTGGATTCTTTGCATGTTAGTAGATTCCAATGcaagtcttcttcttctctctttttttctttttttagtttcaaatgtCTTTTCATTTTTGGCCTGAACCCAGTtcagttttaattttattaggaACATGATCAGCAGTTTGGGAAGGTTTACAGAAGAAGGCATATCTGATTTTCATAACATAAATCTGGTTCAGAATTCGAAACCATAAAATTGGCATGGCCCCCAACTGAGACCTTCTTAGCTAAAGGGATTGTTGGAGTCTTTATTTCTTCTGGGTCCTTATGTTGATTACACAGTTCGCTGCATGATTAATGCTTAGTCTTTGGAACCAAGGGAAATTATATACTTATCGTCTAAGTAGTTGATAAGGTTCTCCAAAAAATCTATTATATAAGGAATAGTAGCAGCCATCATAT
This genomic window contains:
- the LOC126695136 gene encoding uncharacterized protein LOC126695136; translated protein: MATPLSSFNFNPSTSTNTKTLLQNPHYTYTHFLSNSQTQNPDPKLTITGPSRLCGHVPISGSKNSALAILAATLCCSGTCKLNNVPNVSDTRDMASILTSLGAQIHVSLSQCDGQYLVNTDGVHSVEPCSDAIRKIRGGFFVIGPLLARFGEATVALPGGCDIGARPVDLFIRGLRALGAIVYVRNGKVQACTENGRGLVGGRFQLDYPSVGATETLMMAACMADGVTVLSNVAQEPEVVDLACFLTECGACIEGAGSDQLIIKGKCQLHGVECTISPDRIEAGTFMLAAAITRSCISVSRVIPSHLTCLIDKLLTSGCKIRQCNHDTFEISAASTDVKDLRGFDIKTGPFPGFPTDLQPQTMSLLTTCIGSSIVEECVFDKRMGHVKELRKLGARIQLCGSTALVFGKDKGSPLRGSQLVATDLRGGMALVLAGLAAEGTTEISGAAHIYRGYENLEMKFQFLGADIKRLIPLACT